One window of the Prionailurus bengalensis isolate Pbe53 chromosome E1, Fcat_Pben_1.1_paternal_pri, whole genome shotgun sequence genome contains the following:
- the UTP18 gene encoding U3 small nucleolar RNA-associated protein 18 homolog isoform X2, protein MPPERRSRTRPDRRTGVRLGRKSRMKPDRRAGAGPGGPPRKAAPSSQRKPPARPSTAAAAIAVAAEEERRLRQQNRLTLEEDKPAVERCLEELVFGDVEDDEDALLRRLQGPRVQVQEDSCDSEVENEAKDNFLFQKKPVWVDEEDEDDEMVDMKNNRFRKDMMKNASESKLSKDKLQKRLKEEFQHAMGGVPAWAETKKRKTSSDDESEEDEDDLLQRTGNFISTSTSLPKGILKIKNCQHANAERPTTARISSVQFHPRAQVVMVAALDNAISLFQVDGKTNPKIQSIYLEKFPIYKACFSANGEEVLATSIHSKVLYVYDMLAGKLIPVHQVRGLKEKIVRSFEVSPDGSFLLINGVAGYLHLLSMKTKELIGSMKINGRVAASTFSSDSKRMYASSGDGEVYVWDVNSRKCLNRFVDEGSLYGLSIATSRNGQYVACGSNCGVVNIYNQDSCLQEINPKPIKAIMNLVTGVTSLTFNPTTEILAVASEEMKEAVRLVHLPSCTVFSNFPVIKKKTVSLVHTMDFSPRSGYFALGNEKGKALIYRSS, encoded by the exons ATGCCGCCGGAACGTAGAAGCCGAACGAGACCGGACCGGAGAACTGGAGTGAGGCTGGGCCGGAAGAGCCGAATGAAGCCGGACCGGAGAGCCGGAGCAGGGCCGGGCGGGCCGCCCCGAAAGGCTGCTCCTTCATCCCAGCGGAAACCGCCGGCCCGGCCGAGCACAGCGGCCGCTGCGATCGCAGTCGCGGCGGAGGAAGAGAGACGGCTCCGGCAGCAGAACCGCCTGACGCTGGAGGAGGACAAGCCGGCCGTGGAGCGGTGCCTGGAGGAGCTGGTGTTCGGCGACGTCGAGGACGACGAGGACGCGCTGCTACGGCGTCTGCAGGGCCCGCGG GTTCAAGTACAGGAAGACTCCTGTGACTCCGAAGTGGAGAATGAAGCAAAAgataattttctatttcaaaagaaGCCAGTTTGGGTGGATGAAGAGGATGAAGATGATGAAAT ggTTGACATGAAGAACAATCGGTTTCGGAAAGATATGATGAAAAATGCCAGTGAAAGTAAACTTTCAAAAGACAAACTTCAAAAGAGACTTAAGGAAGA ATTCCAGCATGCCATGGGAGGAGTACCTGCCTGGGCAGAGACTAAGAAGCGGAAAACCTCTTCAGATG ATGAAAGTGAAGAGGATGAAGATGATTTGTTGCAAAGGACTGGGAATTTCATATCCACATCAACCTCTCTTCCTAAAGGAATCTTAAAG aTAAAGAATTGTCAACATGCTAACGCAGAACGTCCTACTACAGCCAGGATTTCGTCTGTGCAATTCCATCCTCGTGCGCAGGTTGTGATGGTTGCTGCTCTAGATAATGCCATATCGCTGTTTCAG GTTGATGGAAAAACAAATCCTAAAATCCAGAGCATCTATTTGGAAAAGTTTCCAATCTATAAGGCTTGTTTTAGTGCTAATGGAGAAGAGGTTTTAGCCACGAGTATCCACAGCAAggttctttatgtttatgatatGCTGGCTGGAAAGTTAATTCCTGTGCATCAAGTGAGAG GCTTGAAAGAGAAGATAGTGAGGAGCTTTGAAGTCTCTCCAGATGGGTCCTTCTTGCTGATAAATGGTGTTGCTGGATATCTTCATTTGCTGTCAATGAAG aCTAAAGAACTGATTGGCAGCATGAAAATTAATGGAAGGGTTGCAGCATCCACATTCTCTTCAGATAGTAAGAGAATGTATGCCTCTTCAG GCGATGGGGAAGTTTATGTTTGGGATGTGAACTCCAGAAAGTGCCTTAACAGATTCGTTGATGAAGGCAGTTTATATGGATTAAGCATTGCCACATCTAGGAATGGACAGTATGTGGCTTGTGG TTCTAATTGTGGAGTGGTAAACATATACAATCAAGATTCTTGTCtccaagaaataaacccaaagccGATAAAAGCTATAATGAACTTGGTTACAGGCGTTACTTCTCTGACCTTCAATCCTACTACAGAAATCTTGGCAGTTGcttcagaagaaatgaaagaagcagTCAGATTG
- the UTP18 gene encoding U3 small nucleolar RNA-associated protein 18 homolog isoform X1, giving the protein MPPERRSRTRPDRRTGVRLGRKSRMKPDRRAGAGPGGPPRKAAPSSQRKPPARPSTAAAAIAVAAEEERRLRQQNRLTLEEDKPAVERCLEELVFGDVEDDEDALLRRLQGPRVQVQEDSCDSEVENEAKDNFLFQKKPVWVDEEDEDDEMVDMKNNRFRKDMMKNASESKLSKDKLQKRLKEEFQHAMGGVPAWAETKKRKTSSDDESEEDEDDLLQRTGNFISTSTSLPKGILKIKNCQHANAERPTTARISSVQFHPRAQVVMVAALDNAISLFQVDGKTNPKIQSIYLEKFPIYKACFSANGEEVLATSIHSKVLYVYDMLAGKLIPVHQVRGLKEKIVRSFEVSPDGSFLLINGVAGYLHLLSMKTKELIGSMKINGRVAASTFSSDSKRMYASSGDGEVYVWDVNSRKCLNRFVDEGSLYGLSIATSRNGQYVACGSNCGVVNIYNQDSCLQEINPKPIKAIMNLVTGVTSLTFNPTTEILAVASEEMKEAVRLVHLPSCTVFSNFPVIKKKTVSLVHTMDFSPRSGYFALGNEKGKALIYRLHHYSDF; this is encoded by the exons ATGCCGCCGGAACGTAGAAGCCGAACGAGACCGGACCGGAGAACTGGAGTGAGGCTGGGCCGGAAGAGCCGAATGAAGCCGGACCGGAGAGCCGGAGCAGGGCCGGGCGGGCCGCCCCGAAAGGCTGCTCCTTCATCCCAGCGGAAACCGCCGGCCCGGCCGAGCACAGCGGCCGCTGCGATCGCAGTCGCGGCGGAGGAAGAGAGACGGCTCCGGCAGCAGAACCGCCTGACGCTGGAGGAGGACAAGCCGGCCGTGGAGCGGTGCCTGGAGGAGCTGGTGTTCGGCGACGTCGAGGACGACGAGGACGCGCTGCTACGGCGTCTGCAGGGCCCGCGG GTTCAAGTACAGGAAGACTCCTGTGACTCCGAAGTGGAGAATGAAGCAAAAgataattttctatttcaaaagaaGCCAGTTTGGGTGGATGAAGAGGATGAAGATGATGAAAT ggTTGACATGAAGAACAATCGGTTTCGGAAAGATATGATGAAAAATGCCAGTGAAAGTAAACTTTCAAAAGACAAACTTCAAAAGAGACTTAAGGAAGA ATTCCAGCATGCCATGGGAGGAGTACCTGCCTGGGCAGAGACTAAGAAGCGGAAAACCTCTTCAGATG ATGAAAGTGAAGAGGATGAAGATGATTTGTTGCAAAGGACTGGGAATTTCATATCCACATCAACCTCTCTTCCTAAAGGAATCTTAAAG aTAAAGAATTGTCAACATGCTAACGCAGAACGTCCTACTACAGCCAGGATTTCGTCTGTGCAATTCCATCCTCGTGCGCAGGTTGTGATGGTTGCTGCTCTAGATAATGCCATATCGCTGTTTCAG GTTGATGGAAAAACAAATCCTAAAATCCAGAGCATCTATTTGGAAAAGTTTCCAATCTATAAGGCTTGTTTTAGTGCTAATGGAGAAGAGGTTTTAGCCACGAGTATCCACAGCAAggttctttatgtttatgatatGCTGGCTGGAAAGTTAATTCCTGTGCATCAAGTGAGAG GCTTGAAAGAGAAGATAGTGAGGAGCTTTGAAGTCTCTCCAGATGGGTCCTTCTTGCTGATAAATGGTGTTGCTGGATATCTTCATTTGCTGTCAATGAAG aCTAAAGAACTGATTGGCAGCATGAAAATTAATGGAAGGGTTGCAGCATCCACATTCTCTTCAGATAGTAAGAGAATGTATGCCTCTTCAG GCGATGGGGAAGTTTATGTTTGGGATGTGAACTCCAGAAAGTGCCTTAACAGATTCGTTGATGAAGGCAGTTTATATGGATTAAGCATTGCCACATCTAGGAATGGACAGTATGTGGCTTGTGG TTCTAATTGTGGAGTGGTAAACATATACAATCAAGATTCTTGTCtccaagaaataaacccaaagccGATAAAAGCTATAATGAACTTGGTTACAGGCGTTACTTCTCTGACCTTCAATCCTACTACAGAAATCTTGGCAGTTGcttcagaagaaatgaaagaagcagTCAGATTG